The following are encoded in a window of Mycolicibacterium tusciae JS617 genomic DNA:
- a CDS encoding SDR family oxidoreductase: protein MPSAMITGASRGLGPAVAAALAPTHTLFLAGRPSAELDAVAEEFGATTWPVDFNDPDAIAAAVEPIVELDVLIHNAGVAYPATVAESTVDEWQDTMTVNVIGPVALTLPLLPALRSAGGHVVFVNSGAGINASPGLASYTASKFALRGFANSLRNDEPSLRVTSVHPGRIATEMQERLVAYEGREYAPAQFLSPQTVAKVIADAVNAPRDAHIHEVIVRHR, encoded by the coding sequence ATGCCCAGTGCGATGATCACCGGGGCCTCGCGAGGGCTCGGCCCAGCCGTCGCCGCCGCGCTCGCGCCGACCCACACCCTGTTCCTTGCGGGGCGGCCGTCAGCCGAGCTCGACGCGGTCGCCGAGGAGTTCGGGGCCACCACGTGGCCGGTGGATTTCAACGATCCCGACGCCATTGCAGCGGCCGTCGAACCGATCGTGGAGCTGGACGTGCTGATCCACAACGCGGGTGTGGCCTACCCTGCCACCGTCGCCGAGTCGACCGTCGACGAGTGGCAAGACACCATGACCGTGAATGTGATTGGCCCGGTCGCACTTACGCTGCCGTTGCTGCCGGCGTTGCGCAGTGCAGGCGGCCACGTCGTGTTCGTGAACTCCGGCGCGGGCATCAACGCCTCCCCTGGCCTGGCCTCCTACACCGCGAGCAAGTTCGCGCTGCGCGGGTTCGCGAACTCCCTGCGCAACGACGAGCCCTCGCTGCGGGTGACCTCGGTACACCCGGGCCGGATCGCCACCGAGATGCAGGAGCGGCTGGTGGCCTACGAGGGCCGCGAGTACGCGCCCGCGCAGTTTCTCAGCCCGCAGACTGTCGCCAAAGTCATAGCCGACGCGGTCAACGCGCCGCGCGACGCCCACATCCACGAGGTCATCGTCCGCCACCGCTGA
- the leuS gene encoding leucine--tRNA ligase has protein sequence MAGLYPVQVTDSPDAGIDVPPHRYTAELAGRIEHAWQQRWADSGTFNVPNPVGSLSEPDRALPADKMFVQDMFPYPSGEGLHVGHPLGYIATDVYARYYRMAGRNVLHALGFDAFGLPAEQYAIQTGTHPRTRTEANIVNFRRQLGRLGLGHDARRSFSTTDVDFYKWTQWIFLQIYNAWFDPSADKARPIAELIAELDSGSRTLDDGRVWSELSADERADAVDSYRLVYRADSMVNWCPGLGTVLANEEVTSDGRSDRGNFPVFRKRLRQWMMRITVYSDRLLDDLDLLDWPDKVKTMQRNWIGRSTGAAVQFATEAGDIEVFTTRPDTLFGATYLVLAPEHELVDVLVAAQWPGDVDSRWTFGAASPADAVAAYRASVAAKSDLERQENKSKTGVFLGAYATNPANGEQIPVFIADYVLLGYGTGAIMAVPGHDQRDWEFASEFGLPIIEVIGGGSVSDAAYSGDGELVNSDYLNGLSVASAKEAITNRLVADGRGQSRVEYKLRDWLFARQRYWGEPFPIVYDADGRAHPLPDSALPVELPDLPDYAPSQFDPDDADSEPSPPLGKATDWVNVEMDLGDGLQPYTRDTNVMPQWAASSWYELRYTDPHNQDELCAKENEAYWMGPRPAEHGPKDPGGVDLYVGGVEHAVLHLLYCRFWHKVLYDLGHVSSREPYRRLINQGYIQAFAYTDSRGSYVPAAEVVERQGKFFWASPTGEIEVFQEFGKIGKSLKNSVSPDEICDHYGADTLRVYEMSMGPLEASRPWATKDVVGAYRFLQRVWRLVVDEQTGSERSGAHQALEDDTLRLLHRTIAGVSDDYTNLRNNTAAAKLIEYTNHLTKQGVTARAALEPLVLMVAPLAPHLAEELWQRLGHGTSLAHGPFPVADPQYLVEDTVELPVQVNGKVRGRITVAADAAADTLEAAALADPKVQEFLGGATPKKVIVVAGRLVNIVA, from the coding sequence ATGGCGGGCTTATACCCTGTCCAGGTGACTGACTCGCCCGACGCCGGCATCGACGTCCCGCCGCACCGCTACACCGCGGAGCTCGCTGGGCGGATCGAGCACGCCTGGCAGCAGAGGTGGGCGGATTCGGGCACGTTCAACGTGCCCAACCCGGTGGGGTCGTTGTCGGAGCCCGACCGCGCGCTGCCCGCCGACAAGATGTTCGTGCAGGACATGTTCCCTTACCCATCAGGAGAGGGTCTGCACGTCGGACACCCGCTCGGGTATATCGCGACGGACGTCTACGCGCGCTATTACCGGATGGCCGGCCGTAACGTCTTGCACGCGTTGGGTTTCGATGCCTTCGGGCTGCCTGCTGAGCAGTACGCCATTCAGACCGGCACGCATCCGCGCACCCGTACCGAAGCCAACATCGTCAATTTCCGCCGCCAACTGGGCAGGCTGGGGTTGGGTCACGACGCGCGACGCAGCTTCTCCACCACTGACGTCGACTTCTACAAGTGGACGCAGTGGATCTTTCTGCAGATTTACAACGCCTGGTTCGATCCGTCGGCCGACAAGGCGAGACCGATTGCCGAACTGATCGCCGAACTCGACTCGGGTAGCAGGACGTTGGACGATGGCCGGGTTTGGTCGGAGTTGAGCGCCGACGAACGCGCTGATGCCGTCGACTCCTATCGGCTGGTGTACCGGGCCGATTCGATGGTGAACTGGTGCCCCGGTCTGGGCACCGTGCTGGCCAACGAGGAGGTCACCTCCGATGGCCGAAGTGACCGGGGCAACTTCCCGGTGTTCCGGAAACGGTTGCGGCAGTGGATGATGCGCATCACCGTGTACTCCGATCGGCTGCTTGACGACCTCGACTTGCTGGACTGGCCGGACAAGGTCAAGACCATGCAGCGCAACTGGATCGGCCGGTCCACCGGGGCCGCGGTCCAGTTCGCCACCGAAGCCGGCGACATCGAGGTGTTCACCACTAGGCCCGACACCTTGTTCGGTGCGACGTACCTGGTGCTGGCGCCCGAGCACGAGCTGGTCGACGTGCTGGTCGCCGCGCAGTGGCCCGGCGACGTCGACTCGCGCTGGACCTTCGGTGCGGCGTCGCCCGCGGACGCCGTTGCCGCCTACCGCGCTTCGGTTGCGGCCAAGTCGGATCTCGAGCGCCAGGAGAACAAGTCCAAGACGGGTGTGTTCCTCGGCGCGTACGCGACGAATCCGGCCAACGGTGAACAGATTCCGGTGTTCATCGCGGATTACGTGCTACTGGGCTACGGCACCGGGGCGATCATGGCGGTGCCGGGCCACGATCAGCGAGACTGGGAGTTCGCCAGTGAATTCGGGTTGCCGATCATCGAAGTGATTGGCGGCGGTTCCGTTTCGGATGCGGCGTACTCCGGCGATGGCGAGCTGGTCAACTCCGACTATCTCAACGGCCTCTCCGTCGCATCGGCGAAGGAGGCGATCACCAATCGGTTGGTCGCCGACGGGCGTGGGCAGTCCCGCGTCGAGTACAAGCTGCGTGACTGGCTGTTCGCGCGGCAGAGGTACTGGGGTGAGCCCTTTCCGATCGTCTATGACGCCGACGGCCGAGCGCACCCCTTGCCCGATTCGGCGCTGCCCGTCGAGCTGCCCGACCTACCGGATTACGCGCCCTCACAGTTCGATCCCGACGACGCCGACAGCGAGCCCTCGCCGCCGCTGGGCAAGGCGACCGATTGGGTCAACGTCGAAATGGATCTCGGCGACGGCTTGCAGCCCTACACCCGTGACACCAACGTCATGCCGCAGTGGGCGGCCAGCTCCTGGTACGAGCTGCGCTACACCGACCCGCACAACCAAGACGAGTTGTGCGCCAAGGAGAACGAGGCCTACTGGATGGGTCCCCGACCCGCCGAACACGGGCCCAAAGACCCCGGCGGTGTCGACCTCTACGTCGGCGGCGTCGAGCATGCCGTGCTGCACCTGTTGTATTGCCGGTTCTGGCACAAGGTGCTCTACGACCTGGGGCACGTCAGCTCGCGTGAACCGTATCGCCGGCTGATCAACCAGGGGTATATCCAGGCGTTCGCGTACACCGACTCTCGCGGCTCCTACGTTCCTGCCGCCGAAGTCGTTGAGCGGCAAGGCAAGTTCTTCTGGGCGTCGCCGACCGGTGAGATCGAGGTGTTCCAGGAGTTCGGCAAGATCGGCAAGAGCCTGAAGAACTCGGTGTCCCCCGACGAGATCTGCGACCACTACGGTGCGGACACACTGCGGGTCTACGAGATGTCGATGGGTCCGCTGGAGGCGTCGCGGCCCTGGGCGACCAAGGATGTCGTGGGCGCGTATCGGTTCCTGCAGCGGGTGTGGCGGTTGGTGGTCGACGAGCAGACCGGCTCGGAACGGTCGGGCGCGCACCAGGCGTTGGAGGACGACACGCTGCGCCTGTTGCACCGCACGATCGCCGGGGTGTCTGACGACTACACCAACCTGCGCAACAACACCGCCGCGGCCAAGCTGATCGAATACACCAACCACCTGACCAAGCAGGGCGTGACGGCGCGGGCGGCGTTGGAGCCGCTGGTGCTGATGGTCGCGCCGCTGGCGCCCCATCTGGCGGAGGAACTGTGGCAGCGGTTGGGCCACGGCACCTCGCTGGCGCACGGCCCGTTCCCGGTGGCCGACCCGCAGTACCTCGTCGAGGACACCGTCGAACTGCCGGTTCAGGTCAACGGCAAGGTCCGCGGGCGAATCACCGTGGCCGCCGACGCTGCGGCCGACACGCTGGAGGCCGCGGCGCTGGCCGATCCGAAGGTGCAGGAGTTCCTCGGCGGCGCCACGCCCAAGAAGGTGATCGTGGTGGCGGGCCGCCTGGTCAACATCGTCGCCTAG
- a CDS encoding LpqN/LpqT family lipoprotein: protein MNENARRWRTPATSVAAATVGVFMLAGATASAQPAQPLPPQPGPSVVTQSAATPNTALTPAVPNTALTVPATPQTALTPAVPNAALTQPAVAAAAAPGGIATPQVGVPAQAAITPATAGTVYDFFRDKGVALEPQVSQDFKALNIVLPMPRGWAHVPDPNVTDAFAVIADRVGGNGLYSSNAQVQVYKLVGEFDPREAISHGFVDSQQLPAWRSTNGSMGEVGGMTMSTIEGTYRENSMTLDTSRRHVIATNGPDKYLVSLAVTTSEDQVVAAGEATDAIVNGFKVSIPAPPGATPPAAPAAAPAAPAPAVAVAPAPTALGAQAQPTIRPSG from the coding sequence ATGAACGAGAACGCCCGACGCTGGAGGACTCCGGCTACCAGTGTGGCTGCGGCTACCGTCGGCGTCTTCATGCTCGCAGGCGCCACCGCCTCGGCCCAGCCCGCGCAGCCGCTGCCTCCACAGCCCGGTCCGTCTGTGGTGACGCAGTCCGCCGCGACGCCCAACACCGCGCTCACGCCCGCAGTCCCCAACACCGCTCTGACTGTTCCGGCCACCCCCCAGACCGCACTGACCCCAGCTGTGCCCAATGCGGCCCTGACCCAGCCGGCCGTCGCGGCGGCAGCGGCGCCGGGTGGTATCGCGACGCCACAGGTCGGAGTTCCGGCCCAGGCGGCGATCACTCCTGCCACGGCTGGCACGGTCTACGACTTCTTCAGAGACAAGGGCGTCGCCCTCGAGCCTCAGGTCAGCCAGGACTTCAAGGCCCTCAACATCGTGCTGCCGATGCCGCGCGGCTGGGCGCACGTCCCCGACCCCAATGTCACCGACGCTTTCGCCGTGATCGCCGACCGGGTTGGCGGCAACGGTCTGTACTCGTCGAACGCTCAGGTCCAGGTGTACAAGCTGGTCGGTGAATTCGACCCGCGAGAGGCCATCAGCCACGGGTTCGTCGACAGCCAGCAGTTGCCCGCCTGGCGATCGACCAATGGGTCGATGGGCGAGGTCGGTGGCATGACGATGTCAACGATCGAAGGCACCTACCGCGAGAACTCCATGACGCTGGACACCTCGCGTCGCCACGTCATCGCCACCAACGGCCCGGACAAATACCTGGTGTCGCTCGCGGTGACCACCAGCGAAGACCAGGTCGTCGCGGCGGGCGAGGCCACCGATGCCATCGTCAACGGCTTCAAGGTCAGCATTCCGGCACCCCCGGGGGCCACCCCACCCGCCGCACCAGCTGCCGCACCGGCGGCGCCTGCCCCGGCCGTCGCGGTCGCCCCGGCTCCCACCGCTTTGGGCGCCCAGGCGCAGCCAACCATCAGACCATCCGGATAA
- a CDS encoding YqgE/AlgH family protein has product MAHSEDPEDFVAPAKHRVRAGTLLLANTDLLEPTFRRSVIYIVEHNDGGTLGVVLNRPSETAVYNVLPQWAKLATKPKTMFIGGPVKRDAALCLATMRVGVDPAGLPGLRHVQGRMAMVDLDADPDAVAPVIEGVRIFAGYSGWTIGQLEGEIERDDWIVLSAMPSDVLSEPRNDLWARVLRRQPLPLSLLATHPIDISRN; this is encoded by the coding sequence ATGGCGCATTCTGAGGATCCGGAGGACTTCGTCGCGCCTGCCAAACACCGGGTCCGGGCGGGCACACTGTTGCTCGCCAACACCGATCTACTGGAACCGACGTTTCGGCGCAGCGTCATCTACATCGTCGAGCACAACGACGGCGGCACGCTCGGTGTGGTGCTGAACCGGCCCAGCGAGACCGCGGTGTACAACGTGCTTCCGCAATGGGCGAAGCTGGCCACCAAACCGAAAACCATGTTCATCGGAGGACCCGTCAAGCGCGACGCCGCGCTGTGTCTGGCGACGATGCGGGTCGGTGTCGATCCGGCCGGTCTGCCCGGCCTGCGACATGTGCAGGGCCGCATGGCGATGGTGGATCTGGACGCCGATCCCGACGCGGTTGCTCCGGTGATCGAAGGAGTCCGAATCTTCGCGGGCTACTCGGGGTGGACGATCGGTCAGCTGGAAGGCGAGATCGAACGCGACGACTGGATTGTGCTGTCCGCGATGCCGTCTGACGTACTCTCCGAACCGCGCAACGATCTGTGGGCCAGGGTTCTCCGGCGTCAGCCCCTACCGCTGTCGCTGCTCGCCACACACCCGATAGACATCAGCCGCAACTGA
- a CDS encoding MFS transporter — protein MVDVRAPLALWRSVRALPEFRRLLELRLVSQFGDGLFAAGLAGGLLFSTERAATPWAIAGSFAVLYLPYSLLGPFAGALLDRWDRRLVLVGANIGRLLMVLVVAWLLVVSAHELAILVAALIVNGFTRFVSSGLSAALPHVVPREQVVSMNSIATATGGAAAFLGAILMLVPRWLFGANDVGAAAIIFLVSVPVGIALWLSWRFTPHLLGPDDSKRAIHGSVVYAVATGWVHGARTVAAVPSVAATLAGLAAHRMVLGINSLLVLVLVRHTDAPDVAGLGTTALFFAAVGIGQFLAAALMPIAVTRWGRYATANGALAIAAVIQVAGSGLQLPVMMVCGFLLGLAGQVVKLCADSAMQLDVDDALRGHVFTVQDALFWIAFIIAVTAAAAVMPPGGHQPVLALAGAGVYLLGLAAHAALGRRTRRSG, from the coding sequence GTGGTCGACGTACGTGCGCCGCTCGCGCTGTGGCGCTCGGTGCGCGCCCTTCCCGAGTTTCGGCGGCTACTCGAGCTGCGACTCGTCAGCCAGTTCGGTGACGGCCTGTTCGCCGCGGGCCTGGCGGGTGGGCTGTTGTTCAGCACCGAACGGGCCGCGACGCCGTGGGCCATCGCCGGCTCGTTCGCCGTGCTCTATCTGCCGTACTCACTGCTCGGCCCCTTCGCCGGCGCGCTGCTGGACCGGTGGGACCGACGCCTGGTGCTCGTCGGCGCCAACATCGGGCGCCTGTTGATGGTGCTGGTCGTCGCGTGGCTGTTGGTGGTCAGCGCACACGAGCTGGCAATCCTGGTCGCGGCGTTGATCGTCAACGGGTTCACCCGCTTCGTCTCTTCGGGTCTATCGGCGGCGCTGCCGCACGTGGTGCCACGCGAGCAGGTGGTGTCGATGAACTCGATCGCCACCGCGACGGGCGGGGCAGCGGCATTCCTCGGCGCCATCTTAATGCTCGTGCCGCGCTGGCTGTTCGGGGCCAACGACGTTGGCGCCGCAGCAATCATCTTTCTCGTGTCGGTCCCGGTTGGGATTGCATTGTGGCTTTCGTGGCGCTTTACCCCACACCTGCTCGGCCCCGACGACAGCAAGCGCGCGATCCACGGATCGGTCGTCTATGCGGTGGCCACCGGTTGGGTGCACGGCGCCCGCACCGTCGCCGCAGTCCCGTCGGTGGCCGCGACGCTGGCCGGGCTGGCCGCACACCGCATGGTGCTCGGAATCAACAGCCTGCTGGTGCTCGTGCTCGTCCGACATACCGATGCCCCGGACGTCGCGGGTCTCGGGACGACGGCGTTGTTCTTCGCCGCCGTCGGCATCGGACAGTTCCTCGCCGCTGCGCTCATGCCGATCGCGGTCACCCGGTGGGGCCGGTACGCGACGGCCAACGGGGCATTGGCCATCGCCGCGGTGATTCAGGTGGCGGGGTCCGGTCTGCAACTGCCGGTGATGATGGTGTGCGGCTTCCTTCTCGGCCTCGCGGGCCAGGTGGTCAAGCTCTGCGCCGACAGTGCGATGCAGCTCGACGTCGACGATGCGCTGCGCGGGCATGTGTTCACCGTCCAGGACGCGCTGTTCTGGATTGCGTTCATCATCGCGGTGACAGCGGCGGCCGCGGTAATGCCGCCCGGGGGTCACCAACCCGTGCTGGCCCTCGCCGGTGCCGGTGTCTACCTGCTCGGACTGGCCGCGCACGCCGCGCTCGGACGTCGAACTCGCCGCTCGGGCTAA